ATTCATTAAAACCAGCAACGAGATCGGCTTTGGTGAAAATGACATATATCGGAAAAGTCATGCTCAATTGATTTTGTAATTCTTGAATTCGTTGCTTAATGGCACGCGCATGGAGATTACGTTCTGTTTGCGTACAGGTTAATAAATCTGACAAGCTCATCGAAATAAGCACACCATTGATAGGTTGTTCTGCACGATAACGTCTTAACAACCCTAAAAATCCAAACCATGCTCTTGAATCAGTCGCACTCCGACTGTCTTGAGTCGTATAACGTCCTGCCGTATCAATTAATACAGCTTTATCAGTAAACCACCAATCACAATGACGAGTACCAGCAATACCGGCCAATGCGTTTACACCCATTTCTTTCTGCAAAGGAAACTGCAGTCCTGATTGCTGCAATGCTGTTGTTTTACCCGAACCCGGAGGGCCGATAAGCACATACCAAGGCAGCTGATAAATACTTTTACCTTTGCTCAATTTAGCGGTGCGCAAAATATTAATCGCTTGCTTAAGTTTGTCTTCAATCGCAGAAATATCCTGCTCTGCTGCAATATCATCTATTTCATTGTCTTGCCCTTTGATCATCTCGCGAGCTAACTTATTATTTTGGCGTTTTACTAAAACCTTTTTGACGAGTAAGCTTACGACCCAACATAAAAATAATAACGCTAAAAAAACCAACCGATTCATCACACTTGCTAATGGTGTGACGCCATCAATAGCAATGAGAGGACCAGCCAACCAAACACAGACAATAATGGCAATGATACCAATAACAATAAAAAAAGTTTTTAACGTTAATAACGCAAATAATTTCGATATACCTTGTTTAAATGCCATCTTTTATTACCTCAAAATATCGATTTCGACACGACGATTTTGCGCGTGCTGCTCATGACTGATCGTAGAACCAGTAACTAATGGCTCTGATGACCCCCGACCTTCAGGTAATAACCTGCCACTTAAACGAGTGTCTTTGGCTAGTACATCTGCAATGCTTGTCGCACGAGCAAGTGATAAATGCCAGTTTGAAGGGTATCGGCTCGAAATAATTTGTTGTTTATCCGTATGCCCAGTAATTAAGATTTGCCCTTGCGTTGATTCGAGTGCACGTGCAATTTTACGGATGATAGGTTGGTATGCAGGACTAATTTTATCGCTACCACTGGCAAATAAATCAGCGCTAATTAAGCGGATGCTTATACGATCAGACAGCTCTTGAACAACGACAATGTTCCGGCCAATTTCTGTTTGCAATAATTGTTCTAACTTTAATGCTAATGAACTGGCTCTGACCGCTGAGGTGGCTTCCGGCTTACGGTCAACAAGGTTCAGTACTTGCTGGTAAACTAAATCGGCATTTTCATTAACATTAAAACGTAAGCCTATAAAACTCGCAGCAAGTAATGCAGCTGCAATTGATGCTGTAACCCAGATAGGTAATTCGAACTTGGCTTTGACACTACCCACTTGCGCCACTTGTAAGTTGTCAGATAAACGCTTTTCTCTGCGTCCATGATGATTTTTTAAAGCAAGTCCTAAGTTATCGCGTAACGATTCAATTAATTGTTCTGCGTTTTTAGTTACACGGTATTTACCTTGATAACCAAGTGACAAACATAAATATTGTAATTCAACGACAAATACCATTTCGACCATATTCGCGACTGACTCGTCCAATAACTGATAGAAATGCTCGCCACCAAATGTTTCATGATAAAAATGACTTTGCAGTGAGTTTTGCGCCCAAGCACTATTACGCCCCCAAGGCATTGTCATTACAGTTTCATCAATAAATGCACAAACACAAAATTTAGCGGCATCAATGAGTTTATTATCCGTTGTTTCTGTTTTTCCACTTAACTTGTTTTCATATTTTAATGCGTGTAATTGGCGTTCGTATTTATCCACTATATCGATGCACTGGCCATGTAATACATCCACTTTTTCGTATTCATTATTAACCCTAAGCTGGTTAATCAAGGATAGGATTATCCCTGCGTGTTCAATCAGAGGATTCGCCCCAATGGTTAAAATTGTCTGATTAAATGCTTTATGCTGTGGCTGTACAAATAAGGTATTATTGTCATCTGCTGCAAGGCCTGGCTTGGGTACAGCGTTGGCGACAGTACTAGACGGTGTTGGTTCGGGTTGACTCCGACCTCCAGGTCTAGGTTTAAATATTGTTTTTTCACTCATACTAATCTATCCCTGCTTACTGCTAAACGGTCCATGTTAACGTTCAATGTAAAACTTCCTGCTGATACTTATTGTTTTATTGACCACAATTCCATTGCGAGCCCTGGAAACTGTCCAGATAAATGGATAGCAACACCACCACTACTTTTTAATTTATGCCAATATTCACTACTACTATCTAATTGGAAATAAACACTCCCTGCATGATAAGGAATTTGCCTTGGGGCAACAGGTAAGGATGTAACGCTAATTCCTGGAAGTTGTACATTAACCAGATCCCGAATCAGTTCGACCGGGCCAATTTTTATTTGACCCGGTAGGTTTTTTGTTACCTCTTGTACCGACATATTTGCTTTTACAGCCAAGACTAAAATACTATTTTCCAGCACACTTTTATCTGCAAGTTGTGCGACATAAATTCCAAATTGCTTCTCAATAAGCGCTAATCCTACCGCAGTATGATCGACCACAACACTCAAGGTTTGAGTCAATAACGACATACAACTACCGAAGGTTGCTGCTAAGTTATCATGCTTATATAAAGGCATTTTAGCTGCTCTTTTTGTTTCACCGTAAAAGGTCGATAACTCACCCGAAATCGAAATAAACAGTTCAAATAATCGCTCAGGATGTAATGTACGCTGCTGTAAATTGTGCATTAATAAGGGCTCGATTCGATTTAAAAGTTGCAGCATCATATAGTCTGCAACTGTAGATGCTTGACCCTGCCCCTGGCCTTTTGTTAAACGTGCGGCAATGGCTTCTGCGCGCTGGACGACCATACCGGTTACTTCATTGATATAGTCAACGAGATGGGCAACAGATTTAATACTCATACAAGGTGGAATAAACTTTTTATCAAGCTTGATATCACCTGTATCGCTTACATTAATCACACGCGCAATCGGTATCGTTACATAACCCGTGAGATCTTGAGTTGCGAGTTTAAATTCTACACTTAGTTTAGCCATCGCAATTGATTCAACGGGTAAACTCTCGAGTGATGTATCAATCACATCTTTATAAACATTTAAATAGCGTACTATAACGTCATCATGTTCACTGTTTGTGATATTAAGACCGGTACTTTTCTCTATAGGTAATGCCAAAACAATATTACAGTCAATCGTCCCTAGAGGTATAAGCAACGGCGGTGGTAATCTTGCCTGTGATGGCATCTTAATGTGTGTACCATCATTAAAAATGCCTTCAAAATCCGTTAACGAGAATCGCCCTAGTGTTAATAAATCATCGTCAGTACAAAGTTCAATAACCCCCCACTGGTGAGATCCTAAAGCTTGCAATAAACGCCTTTGTACATAACCATGATGTCGGTCTTGCTGCTGAAAATGCTGGGGGCGAAGAAACATTCCCTCACTCCATGCAACTTTACTGAAGTCACTCATTACTGTAATCCCCCATACTAATATCTACATCACCGCGTAATTAAATTGCTTATTAATCACGAATAAACACACTTAGTTTTTCTAAATACACATTGAAATCGTCGTACGCTTTAGGATCAACGGCTATTACATCTCTCCAACGTGAGTTTTCAATATCTTGATAAGCAACGAGTACTGCTATAAATCGTGTGTTTTTGTTTAATTCGCGTTCATATTTTAGCTGTTGGCCAGGGTTGAATACTAACTCTTCCTTTTCAAGCAGTTCTGGTCCAAGAATCTCTTCGTAGTCTGAATACAAACTGAAGAAGTCGGCTGTTTCAATCGACCCACGACTTGCTAGCTGAAATATTTTAACAACGACTGGTGATGGGCGCGTTTCAATGTCGGGGTTTAAACTTCTAGATGCAACAAAATTTAATGTTGTAGATGGCGTTATTACAAAGTTCATCATCGAACACCCTGCCAGACTACTTACCGCTAGCATTGCCATGCACATAAAAACGATGCGATTAAAGCGATTACTTTTTAAGTTTAATAATTTCATGTCTCTGCCTGTTTTAATATTATGGTTTTTAAGTAAATTCGGTTTATTACAAAATATCATTTACCCTGTTTCTGCCTTTCTTCATAAGCTCGAACAAACGCGTCAGAAAGGATACTTTCACGGTTAACAGTGATTTCGTTGCGGATATCTTCATGCATTTCAATAAAATTACGCCACATTTTCTGCTCTTTACTACTACGTTTAAACTTATCAAAAAATCCTTTTTCGTCTTGAACCGGGACCATATTATCTGGCGATAGTTGGTCTAAAACACCGACAACCGCTCCCTCTAGACCTGCCCGCATGCTTTGTTCATGCTGACGTAAATCACCAAATGCTTTTGTAATGGCTTTGTTTGTCGACATAAAACTGCCATTGGTGCGCAAATATAAATTACGAAATAAGTCATCAACAGAAGCTGAAAATTTGAATGGGTTATTTTCTTTAATCTGAAACATGGTGTGATTAACGCGGAACTGATTTTTAAATAAAGCTCGGTCTCGTAATGAAGCCATAAGTTCATCGTTGATAGTTCGGATTGATGACCCAAGGTCAAACCACCATTCCTCATCATCAATAACAGGAGACGATTCAATCCCCAGACCTTTAAGAAACGCGGCCATTTTATCTGTACTTTTAACTTTAGATTGCAGAGAATCGTTAACGATTTTTTTGCTTACTAACGCTACTTTTTCATCTTTTTTTGTCGATGATGCTTCCTGTATATCGACAACTGGTTTTGGTGCGATTTTAGGTGCGCAGGCATTTTGCCCATCATTCGCCCAATTCCAATCGTCAGGAATAATGTTGCCATCTAGTACTAAACTATCCTGTAATTCACTGCCGATTAAATGAGGGTCGCTTACACTCGTCAGATCAACTGGCTTATCATGATTGACACGATCTTCTTCTATATATGCAGAAGAAGAAAAAGGAGATGATGTTGAGTTTGAAGCCAGTAAATGATCATCTAATAATTCGACCTCAATGTTCACTTCAATGACGTATTCGCCAAGAATAAT
This Moritella sp. 5 DNA region includes the following protein-coding sequences:
- the tssL gene encoding type VI secretion system protein TssL, long form, whose protein sequence is MSEKTIFKPRPGGRSQPEPTPSSTVANAVPKPGLAADDNNTLFVQPQHKAFNQTILTIGANPLIEHAGIILSLINQLRVNNEYEKVDVLHGQCIDIVDKYERQLHALKYENKLSGKTETTDNKLIDAAKFCVCAFIDETVMTMPWGRNSAWAQNSLQSHFYHETFGGEHFYQLLDESVANMVEMVFVVELQYLCLSLGYQGKYRVTKNAEQLIESLRDNLGLALKNHHGRREKRLSDNLQVAQVGSVKAKFELPIWVTASIAAALLAASFIGLRFNVNENADLVYQQVLNLVDRKPEATSAVRASSLALKLEQLLQTEIGRNIVVVQELSDRISIRLISADLFASGSDKISPAYQPIIRKIARALESTQGQILITGHTDKQQIISSRYPSNWHLSLARATSIADVLAKDTRLSGRLLPEGRGSSEPLVTGSTISHEQHAQNRRVEIDILR
- the tssJ gene encoding type VI secretion system lipoprotein TssJ, with the protein product MKLLNLKSNRFNRIVFMCMAMLAVSSLAGCSMMNFVITPSTTLNFVASRSLNPDIETRPSPVVVKIFQLASRGSIETADFFSLYSDYEEILGPELLEKEELVFNPGQQLKYERELNKNTRFIAVLVAYQDIENSRWRDVIAVDPKAYDDFNVYLEKLSVFIRD
- the tagH gene encoding type VI secretion system-associated FHA domain protein TagH: MGLLLSVISYQQLSPNLQATFKLEGASAVIGRSDSNDWVLPDCDKILSSRHAELTLVMGKYYITDVSTNGVFVNQSTKPLGKGNRHTLASGEQIILGEYVIEVNIEVELLDDHLLASNSTSSPFSSSAYIEEDRVNHDKPVDLTSVSDPHLIGSELQDSLVLDGNIIPDDWNWANDGQNACAPKIAPKPVVDIQEASSTKKDEKVALVSKKIVNDSLQSKVKSTDKMAAFLKGLGIESSPVIDDEEWWFDLGSSIRTINDELMASLRDRALFKNQFRVNHTMFQIKENNPFKFSASVDDLFRNLYLRTNGSFMSTNKAITKAFGDLRQHEQSMRAGLEGAVVGVLDQLSPDNMVPVQDEKGFFDKFKRSSKEQKMWRNFIEMHEDIRNEITVNRESILSDAFVRAYEERQKQGK
- the tssK gene encoding type VI secretion system baseplate subunit TssK yields the protein MSDFSKVAWSEGMFLRPQHFQQQDRHHGYVQRRLLQALGSHQWGVIELCTDDDLLTLGRFSLTDFEGIFNDGTHIKMPSQARLPPPLLIPLGTIDCNIVLALPIEKSTGLNITNSEHDDVIVRYLNVYKDVIDTSLESLPVESIAMAKLSVEFKLATQDLTGYVTIPIARVINVSDTGDIKLDKKFIPPCMSIKSVAHLVDYINEVTGMVVQRAEAIAARLTKGQGQGQASTVADYMMLQLLNRIEPLLMHNLQQRTLHPERLFELFISISGELSTFYGETKRAAKMPLYKHDNLAATFGSCMSLLTQTLSVVVDHTAVGLALIEKQFGIYVAQLADKSVLENSILVLAVKANMSVQEVTKNLPGQIKIGPVELIRDLVNVQLPGISVTSLPVAPRQIPYHAGSVYFQLDSSSEYWHKLKSSGGVAIHLSGQFPGLAMELWSIKQ